One window of the Arthrobacter sp. D5-1 genome contains the following:
- a CDS encoding DUF3046 domain-containing protein codes for MRASDFWRLMDDEFGAGYSRVLAGSLVLAGVGGRTAVEALASGYHPREVWLAVCEVQDVPAERRLGRDIKPASS; via the coding sequence GTGAGGGCAAGTGACTTTTGGCGATTGATGGACGATGAGTTCGGGGCAGGCTATTCCCGTGTCCTCGCCGGCTCCTTGGTACTCGCAGGCGTGGGCGGGCGGACTGCCGTTGAGGCACTGGCCTCCGGATACCATCCCCGCGAGGTGTGGTTGGCTGTATGCGAAGTCCAGGATGTTCCGGCCGAACGCAGGCTGGGGCGGGACATTAAACCGGCCTCCAGCTGA
- the recA gene encoding recombinase RecA — MAATPDREKALEAALAQIDKQFGKGSIMRLGDDTRAPIEVIPTGSIALDIALGIGGLPRGRVVEIYGPESSGKTTVALHAVASAQRAGGIAAFIDAEHALDPDYAAKLGVDTDALLVSQPDTGEQALEIMDMLVGSGSLDIVVIDSVAALVPRAEIEGEMGDSHVGLQARLMSQALRKITGRLSQTKTTAIFINQLREKIGVFFGSPETTTGGKALKFYASVRIDVRRIQTLKEGADSVGNRTKAKIVKNKMAPPFKIAEFDIIYGQGISREGGIIDMGVEHGIIKKSGSWFTYDGDQLGQGMENSRRFLRDNPELAQELERLIKEKLGVGVKPEEDSPKLKAVDG; from the coding sequence ATGGCGGCAACCCCGGATCGTGAAAAGGCGCTTGAAGCAGCGCTTGCCCAGATCGACAAGCAGTTCGGCAAAGGATCCATCATGCGCCTGGGTGATGACACCCGGGCTCCCATCGAGGTCATCCCTACCGGCTCCATTGCCTTGGACATCGCCCTTGGCATTGGCGGGCTGCCCCGTGGCCGTGTAGTGGAAATCTACGGACCGGAATCCTCGGGTAAGACAACCGTTGCGCTGCATGCGGTTGCCAGCGCCCAGCGCGCCGGCGGCATTGCGGCGTTCATCGACGCTGAGCACGCTCTGGACCCGGACTACGCGGCAAAGCTCGGAGTGGATACGGATGCACTCTTGGTCTCGCAGCCGGATACCGGGGAGCAGGCTTTGGAGATCATGGACATGTTGGTGGGTTCCGGCTCCCTGGACATCGTCGTCATCGACTCCGTGGCCGCGCTGGTACCCCGTGCTGAAATCGAAGGCGAAATGGGCGACTCCCACGTGGGTCTGCAGGCCCGCCTGATGAGCCAGGCCCTGCGTAAGATCACCGGCAGGCTCAGCCAGACCAAGACCACAGCCATCTTCATCAACCAGCTGCGTGAGAAGATCGGCGTCTTCTTCGGTTCCCCGGAAACCACCACCGGTGGTAAGGCCCTGAAGTTCTACGCTTCGGTGCGCATCGATGTCCGTCGTATCCAGACCTTGAAGGAAGGTGCGGACTCCGTAGGTAACCGCACCAAGGCCAAGATCGTCAAGAACAAGATGGCACCGCCCTTCAAGATTGCTGAGTTCGACATTATTTACGGCCAGGGCATCTCCCGTGAGGGCGGCATCATTGATATGGGTGTCGAGCACGGCATCATCAAGAAATCGGGCTCGTGGTTCACCTATGATGGCGATCAGCTGGGCCAAGGCATGGAGAACTCGCGGCGTTTCCTCCGGGATAACCCTGAGCTCGCCCAGGAGCTGGAGCGCCTGATCAAGGAAAAGCTTGGCGTTGGCGTCAAGCCGGAGGAAGACTCCCCAAAGCTGAAGGCCGTTGACGGTTAG
- a CDS encoding regulatory protein RecX gives MTVRRGPDPESSVSADPEPDPESVARAIVLRQLTMAPRSRLQLSRKLAERNVPEDVAEAVLDRFEEVQLIDDAEFARMWVRSRSQSKKLAKGALRRELTEKGIELDAAEDALSQLSDQDEELAARELVQRKLRPGVDLADRAERDKYTRRLASMLARKGYAPSMAFRIVGEVLAEAGTLE, from the coding sequence TTGACGGTTAGGAGAGGGCCGGATCCGGAGTCGTCCGTATCCGCCGATCCCGAGCCTGATCCCGAGTCCGTGGCGCGTGCCATCGTCCTGAGGCAGCTGACGATGGCGCCGCGGAGCCGGCTCCAGCTGTCCCGCAAGCTCGCGGAACGCAACGTGCCCGAGGATGTGGCCGAGGCCGTCCTGGACCGGTTTGAAGAGGTTCAGCTGATTGATGATGCTGAGTTCGCGAGAATGTGGGTCCGCAGCCGTTCGCAGAGCAAGAAGCTCGCCAAAGGCGCACTTCGTCGCGAACTGACGGAGAAGGGCATTGAGCTGGACGCAGCCGAAGATGCCCTGTCACAGCTCAGTGATCAGGATGAAGAGTTGGCTGCCCGTGAGCTTGTTCAACGCAAGCTGCGTCCCGGCGTCGATCTGGCTGATCGCGCGGAACGGGACAAGTACACCCGGCGTCTGGCGTCGATGCTGGCACGGAAGGGCTACGCCCCCTCCATGGCCTTCAGGATCGTCGGCGAGGTGCTGGCAGAAGCCGGTACCCTTGAGTAG
- the miaB gene encoding tRNA (N6-isopentenyl adenosine(37)-C2)-methylthiotransferase MiaB: MSLTIPSPTVPATPPAEPRTYQVRTFGCQMNVHDSERMAGLLEDAGYVPADGELADVVVFNTCAVRENADNKLYGNLGQLRQVKAANPGMQIAVGGCLAQKDRETIVKKAPWVDAVFGTHNVGALPALLDRARHNNEAQLEILESLDVFPSTLPTKRDSVYAGWVSISVGCNNTCTFCIVPSLRGKEKDRRPGEILAEIQALVDDGAVEVTLLGQNVNSYGVEFGDRQAFSKLLRACGEIEGLERVRFTSPHPAAFTDDVIEAMAETPNIMPQLHMPLQSGSDKILKDMRRSYRSSRFLGILDKVRDRIPNAAITTDIIVGFPDETEEDFQATLDVVEKSRFASAFTFQYSKRPGTPAAELPDQLPKAVVQERFERLTALQDRIAAEENAKQLGRTVEVLVTAQSGRKAEETHRLSGRSKDQRLVHFSVPSGADTPRPGDFVTVTITEAAAFHLVADPATAGDYVLRRSRAGDAWDRSQAESCGVPAPGSGSTKAGVSLGMPSLPARRA, translated from the coding sequence GTGAGTTTGACCATTCCTTCCCCAACAGTTCCCGCCACTCCTCCGGCTGAGCCCAGGACCTATCAGGTCCGCACGTTCGGCTGCCAGATGAACGTCCATGATTCAGAGCGCATGGCGGGACTCCTGGAGGACGCAGGTTACGTGCCTGCGGACGGTGAACTGGCTGACGTGGTGGTCTTCAACACCTGCGCTGTTCGGGAGAATGCGGACAACAAGCTCTACGGCAATCTCGGCCAACTCCGGCAGGTCAAGGCAGCGAACCCCGGCATGCAGATAGCTGTAGGTGGCTGCCTGGCCCAGAAGGACCGCGAAACCATCGTCAAGAAGGCGCCGTGGGTTGACGCCGTGTTTGGTACCCATAATGTTGGCGCCCTGCCGGCGCTGCTGGACCGTGCCCGGCACAACAATGAAGCACAACTTGAGATCCTCGAGTCTTTGGATGTCTTCCCGTCAACTCTTCCCACTAAACGGGATTCTGTTTATGCGGGGTGGGTTTCCATCTCCGTGGGCTGCAACAACACCTGCACGTTCTGCATTGTGCCTTCGCTCCGCGGCAAGGAAAAGGACCGACGCCCCGGAGAAATCCTCGCCGAGATCCAAGCCCTCGTGGATGATGGCGCTGTTGAAGTGACTCTCCTCGGCCAGAACGTCAACTCGTACGGCGTGGAGTTCGGGGATCGTCAGGCTTTCTCCAAACTCCTTCGGGCGTGCGGTGAAATCGAGGGCTTGGAGCGCGTCCGCTTCACCAGCCCGCACCCCGCAGCCTTTACCGATGACGTCATCGAGGCCATGGCTGAGACGCCCAACATCATGCCGCAATTGCACATGCCCTTGCAGTCCGGCTCAGACAAAATCCTCAAAGACATGCGGCGTTCCTACCGATCCAGCCGGTTCCTCGGAATTTTGGACAAGGTTCGCGATCGGATTCCCAACGCAGCCATCACCACGGACATTATTGTCGGGTTCCCAGACGAAACTGAAGAGGATTTCCAGGCGACCCTGGATGTCGTGGAGAAGTCCCGTTTCGCCTCAGCCTTCACCTTCCAATACTCCAAACGGCCCGGCACGCCGGCCGCCGAGTTGCCTGACCAGCTTCCGAAAGCGGTGGTGCAGGAGCGTTTCGAAAGGCTGACAGCCCTCCAGGACCGCATTGCCGCTGAGGAGAACGCCAAACAGCTGGGCAGGACGGTTGAAGTGCTGGTGACGGCCCAGTCAGGGCGTAAAGCCGAGGAAACCCACCGCTTATCCGGTCGGTCCAAGGATCAGCGCCTGGTGCACTTCTCCGTGCCGTCCGGCGCAGATACTCCCCGTCCCGGTGACTTTGTGACGGTCACCATCACGGAGGCTGCTGCTTTCCACCTTGTGGCGGATCCGGCCACCGCTGGCGACTATGTGCTGCGCCGGTCCCGTGCCGGCGATGCCTGGGATCGTTCCCAAGCTGAGTCCTGCGGCGTCCCTGCTCCGGGTTCGGGCTCGACCAAGGCCGGGGTGTCCCTGGGCATGCCGTCCTTGCCGGCTCGCCGCGCCTGA
- the miaA gene encoding tRNA (adenosine(37)-N6)-dimethylallyltransferase MiaA → MPTYTKDASLPVIAVVGPTGSGKSDLGVNLALALNGEVINADALQFYRGMDIGTAKISEEERKGVPHHLLDTMDVTQEASVADFQADCRRAIGEIRSRGKRPILVGGSGLYVRAALDVLEFPGTDPVIRKALEEEYDAHGLAPLRTRLEYVDPVSAARVGDARRVIRALEVHQLTGRPFSSFMPQREYFQPAVQIGLSVDREVLRERLALRVHRMVEAGLLEEVERLDAAGLREGKTASRALGYAQFLRVLDRQADVAAASEETIVATRQFARRQLTWFRADPRITWLDWQDTDLVAKAVATASSRPA, encoded by the coding sequence GTGCCTACCTACACCAAGGACGCTTCCCTGCCCGTCATTGCAGTGGTTGGCCCCACTGGTTCCGGCAAGTCGGACCTGGGTGTCAACCTTGCCCTCGCCCTGAACGGTGAGGTCATCAACGCGGATGCCCTGCAGTTCTATCGCGGGATGGACATCGGAACAGCCAAGATCAGCGAGGAAGAGCGCAAGGGCGTTCCCCATCACTTGCTGGACACCATGGATGTCACCCAGGAGGCAAGTGTTGCGGACTTCCAGGCGGACTGCCGTAGAGCCATTGGGGAAATCCGTTCACGCGGAAAACGCCCTATCCTGGTGGGGGGATCCGGTCTGTACGTCCGCGCCGCGCTGGACGTCCTGGAGTTCCCCGGCACCGACCCAGTCATCCGTAAGGCCCTGGAAGAAGAGTATGACGCGCACGGCCTCGCGCCGCTGCGAACCCGTCTTGAGTACGTCGATCCCGTGTCGGCAGCCCGTGTAGGTGACGCGCGGCGGGTGATCCGGGCCCTTGAAGTGCACCAGCTCACCGGGCGGCCTTTCAGTTCGTTCATGCCGCAACGCGAGTACTTTCAGCCGGCAGTGCAGATCGGGCTGTCAGTGGACCGTGAGGTGCTGAGGGAACGGTTGGCCCTGAGGGTCCATCGGATGGTGGAGGCTGGTCTGCTTGAGGAGGTTGAACGGCTTGATGCTGCGGGGCTCAGGGAGGGCAAGACCGCGTCCCGTGCCTTGGGGTACGCGCAGTTCCTGAGGGTCCTGGACCGTCAAGCCGATGTTGCTGCCGCGTCAGAGGAAACCATCGTGGCTACCAGGCAGTTCGCCAGGCGTCAGCTCACCTGGTTCAGGGCTGACCCCCGGATCACCTGGCTTGACTGGCAGGATACCGACCTCGTGGCCAAGGCCGTCGCCACCGCTTCGAGCCGGCCGGCCTGA
- the dapF gene encoding diaminopimelate epimerase, giving the protein MDETPAVPAQQSTAAGATVTASSLAGLTFSKGHGTGNDFVLIADPGDAHEITPEQVAQLCDRHVGIGGDGLIRAVPSRFLPEGRDLLEQDPDAEWFMDYRNGDGSLSEMCGNGVRVFVHFLIAEKLVDLGPGETLTIGTRGGVKKVVRTANGYAVDMGPWEFIFPKEATTKAMDALVSADGLEVARPGLSVSMGNPHTVVALAELKELSATQLFKAPVVDPKPVNGTNVEFVVPAEPLVEDGVGTITMRVHERGVGETQSCGTGACAAAVAIRHWAGNTAPNDWHVKVPGGVVGVKFFPGAGGREHVELSGPAVIVATGTLS; this is encoded by the coding sequence ATGGATGAAACCCCTGCAGTTCCCGCCCAGCAGTCCACAGCTGCCGGTGCTACCGTGACCGCCTCAAGCCTTGCTGGGCTGACGTTTTCCAAGGGCCATGGAACGGGCAACGACTTCGTCCTGATTGCCGACCCCGGCGATGCCCACGAGATCACCCCGGAGCAGGTTGCCCAATTATGCGACCGCCATGTAGGCATTGGAGGAGACGGTCTTATCCGCGCTGTCCCGTCGCGGTTCCTTCCGGAGGGTCGGGACCTTCTGGAGCAGGACCCGGACGCCGAGTGGTTCATGGATTACCGCAACGGCGATGGTTCCCTCTCGGAGATGTGCGGTAACGGCGTCCGCGTCTTCGTGCACTTCTTGATTGCGGAAAAACTGGTGGATCTTGGCCCGGGCGAAACCCTGACCATCGGCACCCGTGGCGGGGTCAAGAAAGTGGTCCGTACGGCCAACGGGTATGCCGTGGACATGGGCCCATGGGAGTTCATCTTCCCCAAGGAAGCCACCACCAAGGCAATGGACGCATTGGTCAGCGCTGACGGTCTGGAAGTAGCCCGTCCGGGCCTCTCAGTCAGCATGGGCAACCCCCACACTGTGGTTGCTTTGGCCGAACTCAAGGAGCTGTCGGCCACGCAATTGTTCAAGGCGCCGGTGGTCGATCCCAAGCCTGTCAACGGGACCAACGTTGAATTCGTTGTTCCGGCCGAACCGTTGGTTGAAGACGGCGTCGGCACCATCACCATGCGTGTCCATGAGCGCGGCGTGGGGGAGACCCAATCATGCGGCACAGGAGCCTGCGCGGCCGCCGTCGCCATCCGTCATTGGGCCGGCAACACCGCGCCGAACGATTGGCACGTTAAGGTGCCGGGCGGCGTCGTGGGTGTTAAGTTCTTCCCCGGTGCAGGTGGCCGCGAACATGTAGAGCTCAGCGGCCCGGCCGTGATCGTGGCTACTGGGACGCTTTCCTGA
- a CDS encoding methyltransferase, whose translation MESAHYFTAQPAGPFTRKPLTVELAGATRHLQTSSGIFSPDGVDKGTAILFSEVPPPSPQGNLLDIGCGWGPIALTLGLMAPHAKVHAVDVNERCVTLTNENAAALGLDNVTASLPHEVDAAVEFDTIWSNPPIRIGKDELHTLLLTWLPRLAPGGNAWLVVQKNLGSDSLQRWLAGELDKSYTVGRESTSKSFRIIRVRKASQ comes from the coding sequence ATGGAGTCTGCACACTATTTCACCGCCCAACCGGCCGGACCATTCACCCGAAAGCCACTCACGGTGGAACTCGCTGGAGCCACACGCCACTTGCAGACCTCCTCCGGCATCTTCAGTCCCGACGGAGTGGACAAGGGCACTGCCATACTCTTCTCCGAAGTTCCGCCGCCTTCACCCCAGGGAAACTTGTTGGACATCGGCTGCGGCTGGGGTCCTATTGCCTTGACGCTGGGGCTGATGGCCCCCCACGCCAAGGTGCACGCCGTGGACGTCAATGAGCGGTGTGTCACGTTGACCAATGAGAACGCGGCTGCCCTGGGTCTGGACAACGTGACGGCGAGCCTGCCGCACGAGGTAGACGCCGCCGTCGAGTTCGACACCATCTGGTCCAACCCGCCTATCCGCATCGGCAAGGACGAGCTGCACACCCTGCTGCTGACGTGGCTGCCGCGCCTGGCCCCGGGAGGAAACGCCTGGTTGGTGGTTCAAAAGAACCTTGGCTCGGACTCCCTCCAGCGGTGGCTCGCCGGCGAGCTGGACAAGAGCTACACGGTGGGCCGGGAGAGCACGTCCAAGTCCTTCAGGATCATCCGGGTCAGGAAAGCGTCCCAGTAG